Proteins encoded within one genomic window of Verrucomicrobiia bacterium:
- a CDS encoding AAA family ATPase, with translation MSQFSNNSSLRQFHTPLEKLRDLESHLHFHIKGQDHVIPRVVSVLKRGELNLAHPSRPRGSFLFVGPTGTGKTEITLTFSNYLFGEGKLFRFDMSEFQNQSSVGLLLGQSSTDNGLLGRILSKHDRGTILFDEMEKAHPLVLDLFLQILDAARITTSDGVTHSLSNFYVILTSNIGAAESMRMEHSSPATIERTVLRKVEQTLRPEFVARITDRIVFLRLTYEVQREIATLVAHKELARLKTLGYDLELSKEALEFLIRKGYDRFLGARPMRNTVERFVQDAIVKGLIQDNLEGTCIVDVDPGNEKLVLKTTTVADSLQEEEDQTDLAAA, from the coding sequence ATGTCACAATTTTCTAACAACTCGTCTCTTCGCCAATTCCATACGCCTTTGGAAAAATTAAGGGATTTGGAGAGTCATTTACATTTTCATATCAAAGGACAAGACCACGTCATCCCACGTGTTGTCTCCGTACTCAAACGAGGGGAGCTCAATCTCGCTCATCCTTCCCGACCTCGTGGTTCCTTTTTATTCGTAGGTCCAACGGGCACAGGAAAAACGGAAATCACTCTTACTTTCTCTAACTATCTTTTCGGTGAAGGAAAACTTTTCCGATTCGATATGTCCGAATTTCAAAATCAATCCTCTGTGGGACTTTTACTAGGGCAATCGAGTACAGATAATGGCTTATTAGGCCGCATCCTATCGAAACACGATCGAGGCACGATTCTTTTCGACGAAATGGAAAAAGCGCATCCCTTGGTGCTCGATCTTTTCCTTCAAATTCTAGATGCCGCACGTATTACGACATCCGATGGCGTCACCCATTCTCTTAGTAATTTTTATGTTATTTTAACTTCCAATATTGGAGCGGCGGAATCGATGCGCATGGAACATTCCTCCCCTGCCACAATTGAGCGAACTGTGCTACGAAAAGTCGAACAAACTTTGCGTCCAGAATTTGTTGCTCGTATTACCGATCGTATTGTTTTCTTGCGTCTCACTTATGAAGTACAACGCGAAATTGCCACTTTGGTAGCTCATAAGGAATTGGCTCGTCTCAAAACTTTAGGTTACGACTTAGAACTTTCTAAAGAAGCTTTGGAATTTTTAATTCGTAAAGGATACGATCGTTTTCTCGGTGCTCGTCCTATGCGTAATACCGTCGAACGTTTTGTGCAAGACGCCATTGTCAAAGGTCTTATACAGGATAATTTAGAAGGTACTTGCATTGTGGATGTTGATCCAGGTAACGAAAAACTTGTACTAAAAACAACCACCGTTGCCGATTCACTTCAAGAAGAGGAAGATCAAACTGATTTAGCTGCCGCGTAA